The Malus domestica chromosome 10, GDT2T_hap1 genome contains a region encoding:
- the LOC103411888 gene encoding pentatricopeptide repeat-containing protein At3g26540: protein MYFTQFVLNYAWAAIPNGNCNNICMGGNSLLNLLLCDKGHLTKPSNPATAKAVTTTILNHLDSGRLRKAVSILFYAPFPFHFSLYARLFQLCSSTGSRAIVEARKVESHLFTFSPTPPVFLVNRAIEAFAKCGSLGDARELFEEMPQRDGGSWNALITACSQSGSPEEAFRLFVKMSRSGFLPNEITFASVLGSCAAVLALSLSRQVHGLIVKYGFGGNVVIGSSLVDIYGKCVIMDDACKIFDEIKNPNDISWNIIVRRYLEMGEGEEAIVMFFQMFKAAVRPLKFTFSNALVACSSISALDEGIQIHGVAIKMGFDDDEIVSSSLIDMYAKCGDLESASAIFDQPNSKDVISWTSIVSGYAMSGQTWKARELFDEMPERNVISWNAMLAGYTRYSQWEEAVDFLFLMRNTTNNIDQVTLGLILKVCAGLLDVELGKQVHGFIYRHGFSSSMFVGNGLLHMYSKCGKMRSAKTVWFHQISHWRDRVSSNALLSSYARRGRSELAMTIFCGMQW, encoded by the coding sequence ATGTACTTTACCCAATTTGTATTGAATTATGCATGGGCAGCAATTCCAAACGGCAATTGCAACAACATATGCATGGGCGGCAATTCTCTGTTAAACCTTCTTCTCTGCGACAAAGGCCATCTGACCAAACCCTCAAATCCCGCCACCGCCAAAGCCGTTACCACCACCATTCTCAACCACCTCGACTCCGGCCGTCTCCGAAAAGCCGTCTCAATCCTCTTTTATGCCCCATTCCCCTTCCATTTTTCTCTATACGCTCGACTCTTCCAGCTTTGTTCCTCCACCGGCAGCCGTGCCATTGTCGAGGCCCGCAAGGTCGAGTCCCATTTGTTTACATTCTCCCCCACCCCGCCGGTGTTTCTAGTGAACCGTGCCATCGAGGCCTTTGCAAAATGCGGGTCTTTGGGGGATGCGAGGGAGCTGTTCGAGGAAATGCCTCAGAGAGATGGGGGATCTTGGAATGCTTTGATAACGGCGTGCTCACAAAGTGGGTCTCCTGAGGAAGCCTTTCGCTTGTTTGTGAAAATGAGTAGGTCAGGTTTTTTGCCGAATGAGATTACGTTTGCTAGTGTTCTTGGCTCCTGTGCTGCTGTTTTGGCGCTTTCGCTTTCGAGGCAAGTTCATGGACTAATTGTCAAGTATGGTTTTGGCGGGAATGTGGTTATAGGGAGTTCACTTGTTGACATATACGGGAAATGCGTGATTATGGATGATGCCTGTAAAATATTTGACGAGATTAAGAACCCGAATGACATTTCATGGAACATAATCGTGAGGCGGTATCTGGAGATGGGTGAAGGAGAGGAGGCAATAGTTATGTTTTTCCAGATGTTTAAGGCAGCTGTAAGGCCACTTAAGTTTACCTTTTCTAATGCTCTTGTTGCTTGTTCGAGTATTTCTGCACTTGATGAGGGGATACAGATTCATGGAGTTGCAATTAAAATGGGGTTCGATGACGATGAGATTGTTTCAAGCTCCCTTATCGATATGTATGCTAAGTGTGGGGATTTAGAGAGTGCCAGTGCAATTTTTGACCAGCCCAATTCAAAAGATGTGATTTCTTGGACTTCAATTGTTTCTGGGTATGCAATGAGTGGACAGACATGGAAGGCCAGAGAGCTCTTCGATGAGATGCCCGAACGCAATGTAATATCTTGGAATGCAATGCTGGCCGGGTATACTCGCTACTCCCAGTGGGAAGAGGCAGTGGATTTTCTATTTTTGATGCGGAACACAACCAATAATATTGATCAGGTCACTCTTGGGTTGATCCTCAAGGTGTGTGCTGGCCTTTTGGATGTGGAATTGGGGAAACAGGTGCATGGATTCATATACCGGCACGGTTTCTCTTCCAGTATGTTTGTTGGCAATGGCCTTCTTCACATGTATAGTAAATGTGGGAAAATGAGAAGTGCCAAAACAGTCTGGTTTCACCAAATTAGTCACTGGCGGGATAGAGTTTCTTCAAATGCTTTGTTGAGTAGCTATGCTCGTCGTGGCCGGAGTGAACTAGCTATGACAATTTTCTGCGGGATGCAATGGTAG
- the LOC103411889 gene encoding pentatricopeptide repeat-containing protein At1g43980, mitochondrial — MHSYFKRLHGFHKTSLSYYSRQIDHCLSLKSVNFVKIIHAQLIKVGFNSHTFLGNRCLDVYFRFGDTLHDALKVFDEITDKNLVSWNICLKGLGRFGEIEKARHMFAAMPERDVVSWNSMISGHVSCGFIDNALEVFSQMQIAGVRPSEYTFSIMMTHVTSACYGKQIHGDMIRSGMNLSNVVLGNSLIDMYGKLGCVDYAFGVFFTMEEVDVISWNSLISGCHRSGYEELALDQFFWMRATEYAPDEFTISTVINVCCNLLDLEKGKQTFAFCFKVGFFSNSIVSSAAIDLLSKCNRLEGAIRLFEELDWWDSAVCNSMISSYAQHGCGEDAVQLFVLTLRENLRPTEFTLSSMLSSVSIFLPAEPGSQIHSLVVKLGFESDAIVASSLVDLYSKAGLVNYAMKIFSNMGVKDLITWNTIIMGLAHNGKVFKTLSIFKELVSKGAAPDNLTLAGVLMACNFGGFIEEGMTIFLTMEKEYGIIPGEEHYAPIVDLLCRAGRLREAMDVLAAMPYEPGSVVWESILHACVIHEDFKLTERVAKRMMKLVPQSSLPYLVLARAYEMRGKWESMIWVRKSMKLNGVKKIVGCSWIGIQNHVYTFSAEELQPPRGKDIYLILRSLSSEMEAEDYTNI, encoded by the coding sequence ATGCACTCGTACTTTAAGCGGCTTCATGGATTTCATAAGACCTCTCTTTCCTATTATTCTCGTCAAATAGATCACTGTTTGTCACTAAAGTctgtaaattttgtgaaaattaTACACGCCCAGTTGATCAAAGTAGGGTTTAACAGCCATACTTTTCTGGGTAATCGTTGTCTCGATGTTTACTTTCGATTTGGTGACACCCTGCACGATGCATTGaaagtgtttgatgaaattACCGATAAGAATCTTGTTTCGTGGAACATTTGCTTAAAGGGGCTCGGTCGATTTGGGGAGATTGAAAAAGCCCGCCATATGTTTGCTGCAATGCCTGAAAGAGATGTAGTTAGTTGGAACTCGATGATTTCGGGTCATGTTTCctgtgggtttattgataatgCATTGGAGGTTTTCTCACAAATGCAAATCGCTGGCGTGAGACCTAGTGAGTACACATTCTCAATTATGATGACGCATGTGACGTCTGCTTGTTATGGTAAGCAAATCCATGGTGATATGATTAGGAGCGGTATGAATTTGTCAAATGTGGTTCTTGGGAATTCTTTAATTGACATGTATGGAAAGCTTGGTTGTGTGGATTATGCTTTTGGCGTGTTTTTCACTATGGAGGAGGTGGATGTTATCTCGTGGAACTCTTTGATTTCGGGTTGTCATAGATCAGGGTATGAGGAATTGGCACTAGATCAGTTCTTTTGGATGAGAGCCACCGAGTATGCACCTGATGAGTTTACAATATCAACTGTGATCAATGTTTGCTGTAACTTGCTTGATTTGGAAAAGGGTAAGCAAACATTTGCATTCTGCTTCAAGGTGGGATTTTTTTCTAATAGCATTGTATCAAGTGCTGCTATTGACCTGCTTTCGAAATGCAACAGATTAGAGGGTGCAATCCGGCTCTTTGAAGAACTGGATTGGTGGGATTCAGCCGTTTGTAATTCCATGATTTCAAGCTATGCACAGCATGGCTGTGGGGAGGATGCCGTGCAACTGTTTGTGTTGACCTTGAGGGAGAACCTAAGGCCAACTGAGTTTACACTAAGCAGCATGCTAAGCTCTGTGTCCATTTTTCTTCCAGCAGAGCCGGGTAGCCAAATTCATTCTTTGGTTGTTAAGTTAGGTTTTGAGTCAGATGCAATTGTTGCTAGTTCACTTGTTGATTTGTACAGTAAAGCTGGATTGGTAAATTATGCCAtgaaaatattttcaaatatgGGCGTGAAAGATTTGATAACTTGGAACACCATAATTATGGGTTTGGCTCACAATGGTAAAGTGTTCAAGACCCTGAGCATTTTCAAGGAATTGGTTAGCAAAGGTGCTGCACCAGATAATTTAACACTAGCTGGAGTTTTAATGGCTTGCAACTTTGGGGGTTTTATTGAAGAGGGGATGACCATATTTTTAACAATGGAGAAGGAATATGGAATCATACCTGGGGAAGAGCACTATGCTCCCATAGTAGACTTGTTGTGTCGAGCTGGTAGACTCAGAGAAGCAATGGATGTACTTGCAGCAATGCCTTATGAACCTGGTTCTGTGGTATGGGAATCGATTCTTCATGCTTGTGTTATTCACGAAGACTTTAAACTCACTGAAAGAGTTGCAAAAAGGATGATGAAGTTGGTGCCACAGTCATCTCTACCTTATTTGGTACTAGCTAGGGCATATGAAATGAGAGGAAAATGGGAAAGCATGATTTGGGTCAGGAAATCCATGAAACTTAACGGGGTGAAGAAAATTGTAGGATGCAGTTGGATTGGGATTCAGAACCATGTATATACCTTTAGCGCAGAAGAATTACAGCCTCCAAGAGGCAAAGACATTTATTTGATATTGAGATCACTGTCATCGGAAATGGAGGCTGAAGATTACACTAATATCTAA